One genomic segment of Xyrauchen texanus isolate HMW12.3.18 chromosome 5, RBS_HiC_50CHRs, whole genome shotgun sequence includes these proteins:
- the nthl1 gene encoding endonuclease III-like protein 1 isoform X2, which produces MLARTRNSFVFLFRCLAVRMSSPYFTNPTAALDTSATDTDTVGKRALNGGGIRKLRSGIAKMLKSEDVLHGVKEEFQERSISDDLLQTHAVKAEAMDDQAPLRSPQKPRRGRVKVEYEEEWVGLKRERWEPCDWRTQLSFIREIRSKRDAPVDKMGAEKCYDTDAPPEVRRYQVLISLMLSSQTKDPITAGAMQRLREHNLNVTTILNMDDETLGKLIYPVGFWRTKVKYIKQATALIQQEFGGDIPNTVEGLIQLPGVGPKMAHLAMDIAWNNVSGIGVDTHVHRISNRLGWTKKETKTPEETRRALEEWLPRDLWSEINWLLVGFGQQVCLPVRPLCSMCLNQHTCPSAHRSSPKKKLKSSPPKSPATSPNSQRDKLDSPMPKVKKEPPDTLPPRSPSRRRKTTASQEVSSDLSSFSTTEQGTEMRTEALADDREADPSQRKLGQRGQRRARPPLSGQEEQDRHRSSQQTQRAPKKKLNSKH; this is translated from the exons ATGTTGGCGCGAACGCGGAATTCATTTGTATTTCTGTTCCGTTGTTTAGCTGTAAGAATGAGCTCTCCATATTTCACTAACCCAACAGCTGCATTAGACACTTCTGCAACTGATACTGATACTGTGGGGAAAAGGGCTTTAAATGGAGGAGGAATTCGTAAATTGAGATCCGGAATAGCTAAAATGCTAAAGTCAGAGGATGTTTTGCATGGAGTTAAGGAAGAATTTCAGGAGCGCAGTATTTCAGATGATCTACTGCAGACGCATGCAG TGAAAGCAGAGGCAATGGATGATCAAGCACCTCTGAGATCACCGCAGAAACCAAGACGGGGCCGTGTGAAGGTGGAATATGAGGAGGAATGGGTGGGGCTTAAGAGGGAACGTTGGGAGCCATGTGATTGGAGAACACAGCTGTCATTCATCAGGGAGATCAGGAGCAAACGAGACGCTCCCGTGGATAAGATGGGGGCAGAGAAATGCTACGATACAGATGCCCCACCTGAG GTGCGTCGTTACCAGGTTTTGATCTCCTTAATGTTGTCCAGTCAAACCAAAGATCCCATAACAGCTGGTGCTATGCAGAGATTACGTGAGCATAACCTCAATGTGACCACCATCCTTAACATGGATGATGAGACTTTGGGCAAACTCATCTACCCAGTGGGCTTCTGGAGG ACAAAGGTTAAGTACATCAAACAGGCCACGGCTCTGATCCAACAGGAGTTTGGTGGAGATATTCCGAACACAGTGGAGGGTCTTATCCAGCTGCCGGGCGTCGGCCCTAAGATGGCCCACCTGGCCATGGACATTGCCTGGAACAATGTGTCAGGCATCG GTGTGGACACCCACGTTCACCGAATCTCAAATAGGCTTGGATGGACCAAGAAGGAGACCAAGACACCAGAGGAGACACGTAGAGCTCTAGAGGAGTGGTTACCACG agaTCTGTGGAGTGAGATCAACTGGTTGCTGGTTGGTTTCGGACAGCAGGTGTGTCTACCTGTTAGACCGTTGTGCTCTATGTGTCTAAATCAGCACACCTGTCCATCCGCCCACCGATCCTCCCCCAAAAAGAAACTCAAATCCAGCCCCCCAAAATCCCCTGCAACCTCTCCCAACAGTCAGAGGGACAAACTAGACTCCCCAATGCCAAAGGTTAAAAAGGAGCCACCGGACACGCTTCCGCCCCGCTCCCCATCTCGAAGGAGGAAGACGACAGCCTCACAGGAAGTGTCATCTGATCTGTCCTCCTTTTCTACAACAGAACAAGGGACTGAAATGAGAACAGAAGCCCTTGCGGATGATAGAGAAGCCGACCCATCTCAACGCAAGTTAGGGCAGAGGGGGCAGAGGAGAGCAAGACCGCCCCTTTCAGGACAGGAAGAACAGGACAGACATCGTTCTTCACAGCAGACACAAAGGGcacccaaaaaaaaattaaatagtaaaCATTAA
- the nthl1 gene encoding endonuclease III-like protein 1 isoform X1, producing MLARTRNSFVFLFRCLAVRMSSPYFTNPTAALDTSATDTDTVGKRALNGGGIRKLRSGIAKMLKSEDVLHGVKEEFQERSISDDLLQTHAELVSNSKITTTTVKAEAMDDQAPLRSPQKPRRGRVKVEYEEEWVGLKRERWEPCDWRTQLSFIREIRSKRDAPVDKMGAEKCYDTDAPPEVRRYQVLISLMLSSQTKDPITAGAMQRLREHNLNVTTILNMDDETLGKLIYPVGFWRTKVKYIKQATALIQQEFGGDIPNTVEGLIQLPGVGPKMAHLAMDIAWNNVSGIGVDTHVHRISNRLGWTKKETKTPEETRRALEEWLPRDLWSEINWLLVGFGQQVCLPVRPLCSMCLNQHTCPSAHRSSPKKKLKSSPPKSPATSPNSQRDKLDSPMPKVKKEPPDTLPPRSPSRRRKTTASQEVSSDLSSFSTTEQGTEMRTEALADDREADPSQRKLGQRGQRRARPPLSGQEEQDRHRSSQQTQRAPKKKLNSKH from the exons ATGTTGGCGCGAACGCGGAATTCATTTGTATTTCTGTTCCGTTGTTTAGCTGTAAGAATGAGCTCTCCATATTTCACTAACCCAACAGCTGCATTAGACACTTCTGCAACTGATACTGATACTGTGGGGAAAAGGGCTTTAAATGGAGGAGGAATTCGTAAATTGAGATCCGGAATAGCTAAAATGCTAAAGTCAGAGGATGTTTTGCATGGAGTTAAGGAAGAATTTCAGGAGCGCAGTATTTCAGATGATCTACTGCAGACGCATGCAG AGCTGGTATCAAATTCCAAAATTACAACCACTACAGTGAAAGCAGAGGCAATGGATGATCAAGCACCTCTGAGATCACCGCAGAAACCAAGACGGGGCCGTGTGAAGGTGGAATATGAGGAGGAATGGGTGGGGCTTAAGAGGGAACGTTGGGAGCCATGTGATTGGAGAACACAGCTGTCATTCATCAGGGAGATCAGGAGCAAACGAGACGCTCCCGTGGATAAGATGGGGGCAGAGAAATGCTACGATACAGATGCCCCACCTGAG GTGCGTCGTTACCAGGTTTTGATCTCCTTAATGTTGTCCAGTCAAACCAAAGATCCCATAACAGCTGGTGCTATGCAGAGATTACGTGAGCATAACCTCAATGTGACCACCATCCTTAACATGGATGATGAGACTTTGGGCAAACTCATCTACCCAGTGGGCTTCTGGAGG ACAAAGGTTAAGTACATCAAACAGGCCACGGCTCTGATCCAACAGGAGTTTGGTGGAGATATTCCGAACACAGTGGAGGGTCTTATCCAGCTGCCGGGCGTCGGCCCTAAGATGGCCCACCTGGCCATGGACATTGCCTGGAACAATGTGTCAGGCATCG GTGTGGACACCCACGTTCACCGAATCTCAAATAGGCTTGGATGGACCAAGAAGGAGACCAAGACACCAGAGGAGACACGTAGAGCTCTAGAGGAGTGGTTACCACG agaTCTGTGGAGTGAGATCAACTGGTTGCTGGTTGGTTTCGGACAGCAGGTGTGTCTACCTGTTAGACCGTTGTGCTCTATGTGTCTAAATCAGCACACCTGTCCATCCGCCCACCGATCCTCCCCCAAAAAGAAACTCAAATCCAGCCCCCCAAAATCCCCTGCAACCTCTCCCAACAGTCAGAGGGACAAACTAGACTCCCCAATGCCAAAGGTTAAAAAGGAGCCACCGGACACGCTTCCGCCCCGCTCCCCATCTCGAAGGAGGAAGACGACAGCCTCACAGGAAGTGTCATCTGATCTGTCCTCCTTTTCTACAACAGAACAAGGGACTGAAATGAGAACAGAAGCCCTTGCGGATGATAGAGAAGCCGACCCATCTCAACGCAAGTTAGGGCAGAGGGGGCAGAGGAGAGCAAGACCGCCCCTTTCAGGACAGGAAGAACAGGACAGACATCGTTCTTCACAGCAGACACAAAGGGcacccaaaaaaaaattaaatagtaaaCATTAA